A region from the Panicum hallii strain FIL2 chromosome 1, PHallii_v3.1, whole genome shotgun sequence genome encodes:
- the LOC112878958 gene encoding uncharacterized protein LOC112878958: protein MEAASSSSTSSLSALLRHRLRATVRRCFGNGGGRLGLGERMRWRRRAGAGEFRYNPLSYALNFDGGDLVGVDGEEDRRRRDRFLHRTFSSHLTPAPRAAVEAA from the coding sequence ATGGAGGCTGCATCATCGTCGTCGACGTCATCGCTGAGCGCGCTGCTGCGGCACAGGCTGCGGGCCACCGTGCGCCGCTGCttcggcaacggcggcggccgcctGGGCCTGGGCGAGCGGATGCGGTGGCGCCGGCGCGCGGGCGCCGGGGAGTTCCGGTACAACCCGCTCAGCTACGCGCTCAACTTCGACGGGGGCGACCTTGTCGgcgtcgacggcgaggaggaccgccgccgccgggatcGCTTCCTGCACCGGACATTCTCGTCGCACCTCACGCCGGCGCCGCGTGCCGCCGTCGAGGCCGCGTAG
- the LOC112891257 gene encoding uncharacterized protein LOC112891257 yields the protein MEALPSPASPPSSLSALRHRLRASVCCCFGSGGGLGERMRWRRRAGVGEFRYDPLSYALNFDEGDLDADDEDLFEAAHAGRGDGLLYQSFSSRLSTPAAAIEVA from the coding sequence ATGGAGGCGCTGCCGtcgcccgcgtcgccgccgtcgtcgctgAGCGCGCTGCGGCACAGGCTGCGCGCATCGGTGTGCTGCTGcttcggcagcggcggcggcctcggcgaGCGGATGCGGTGGCGCCGGCGCGCGGGCGTCGGGGAGTTCCGGTACGACCCGCTCAGCTACGCGCTCAACTTCGACGAGGGCGACCTCGACGCCGACGACGAGGACTTGTTCGAAGCTGCCCACGCCGGGCGCGGCGACGGCTTGCTCTACCAGAGCTTCTCGTCGCGGCTGTCCACGCCTGCGGCGGCTATCGAGGTCGCGTAG
- the LOC112891241 gene encoding homeobox protein knotted-1-like 2, translating to MSFHYPDHGLTMDAAAAAAAAAAAASSPNPSGFSPGVGGEREKAAIAAHPLYERLLEAHVACLRVATPVDQLPRIDAQIAARPPPLAAAAGAAAAGGPSGGEELDLFMTHYVLLLCSFKEQLQQHVRVHAMEAVMGCWELEQSLQSLTGASPGEGTGATMSDDEDNQVDSEANMFDGNEGSDGMGFGPLILTEGERSLVERVRQELKNELKQGYKEKLVDIREEILRKRRAGKLPGDTASILKAWWQAHSKWPYPTEDDKARLVQETGLQLKQINNWFINQRKRNWHSNPTSSGEKTKKKR from the exons ATGTCGTTCCACTACCCCGACCACGGGCTCACCAtggacgccgcggcggcggcggctgcggctgctgcgGCCGCGTCCTCGCCGAACCCTAGCGGCTTCTCCCCCGGCGTCGgcggggagagggagaaggcggCCATCGCGGCGCACCCGCTCTACGAGCGCCTCCTGGAGGCGCACGTCGCCTGCCTCCGCGTCGCCACCCCCGTCGACCAGCTCCCCCGCATCGACGCGCAGATCGCCGCGCGGCCCCCGCCGCTCGCGGCCGCCGCTGGGGCCGCGGCCGCGGGGGGCCCctccggcggcgaggagctcgACCTCTTCATG ACACATTATGTGTTGCTCCTTTGCTCATTCAAGGAACAACTCCAGCAGCATGTACGTGTACATGCAATGGAAGCGGTGATGGGTTGCTGGGAGCTTGAACAATCTTTACAAAGCCTGACAG GGGCATCTCCTGGTGAAGGCACAGGAGCAACCATGTCTGATGATGAAGATAACCAGGTTGATAGTGAGGCCAATATGTTTGATGGAAACGAAGGATCAGATGGTATGGGCTTTGGGCCCCTAATACTGACAGAGGGTGAGCGATCCTTGGTTGAACGTGTACGGCAGGAGCTGAAAAATGAGCTTAAGCAG GGGTACAAAGAAAAGCTCGTTGATATCAGAGAAGAAATTCTCCGCAAGCGCAGAGCTGGTAAACTTCCTGGGGATACTGCATCCATATTGAAGGCTTGGTGGCAGGCTCATTCCAAGTGGCCGTACCCAACC GAAGACGACAAGGCTCGACTGGTGCAGGAGACAGGATTGCAGCTGAAGCAGATCAACAACTGGTTCATTAACCAACGCAAACGGAACTGGCACAGCAACCCAACATCCTCGGGTGAAAAGACCAAGAAGAAAAG GTGA
- the LOC112886644 gene encoding BRCA1-associated protein — MATAGKPSASLPAAAAPSTSFNALDSVHFSSGNPRIEETRGVVLLHPDQPAASSSPHLPVGRKPRVCVLAVPNHMTYADFCRFCGAFVPHTLEMRIVRTDGAEDQYSVLINFDTQNSTDNFYKHFNGKQFSSLEGDVCHVRFVEDVHYTQLIEHAHSSVTSLAEQPTCPVCLERLDQDPGGILTTICNHSFHCSCISKWTDSSCPVCRYCQQQPEKSMCSICGTSENLWICVICGHVGCGRYKGGHAIEHWKETQHCYSLELETQKVWDYAGDNYVHRLIQSKTDGKLVEYNCHGGHTAENTCSLCSGDAAMSEALLNSKFEAIVEEYNDLVTSQLEKQRNYYESLLLEDKEETEKEIAAAVEKAVSIKIQKLEAKIDKCTEEKRFLDEVNGNLVKNQEKWIETIRKAQAREQAALRLKDEKIEKLQEEIRDLIAHFECQNAIAQAPDSISSNIQGGTILPVASSSSSSNSGRSSPVRGTMNGKLK; from the exons ATGGCCACCGCCGGCAAGCCCTCCGCCTCTCTGCCCGCTGCAGCCGCGCCCTCCACCTCCTTCAACGCTCTCGATTCGGTCCACTTCTCCTCGGGGAACCCCCGCATCGAGGAGACCCgcggcgtcgtcctcctccaCCCCGACCagcccgccgcctcctcctcgcctCATCTCCCG GTGGGGAGGAAGCCGCGGGTATGCGTGCTCGCGGTGCCCAATCACATGACCTACGCCGACTTCTGCCGCTTCTGCGGCGCCTTCGTCCCCCACACACTCGAGATGCGCATTGTCAG GACTGATGGTGCAGAGGACCAGTATAGTGTTCTTATAAATTTCGACACTCAGAACTCCACAGACAACTTTTATAAGCACTTCAATGGGAAGCAATTCTCTTCGCTGGAG GGGGATGTTTGCCATGTCCGTTTTGTGGAAGATGTGCACTACACTCAATTGATTGAGCATGCACATAGCTCAGTTACGAGCTTGGCTGAGCAACCTACATGTCCAGTATGTCTTG AACGACTTGACCAAGATCCTGGAGGCATTCTCACAACAATCTGCAATCATTCTTTCCACTGCTCGTGCATATCAAAATGGACAGACTCATCATGCCCG GTCTGTAGATATTGTCAGCAGCAACCAGAGAAATCCATGTGTTCTATTTGTGGAACTTCGGAGAATCTTTGGATATGTGTAATCTGTGGCCATGTTGGCTGTGGAAG GTACAAAGGCGGACATGCTATCGAACACTGGAAGGAAACTCAACATTGCTATTCACTTGAATTAGAGACACAGAAAGTTTGGGACTATGCTGGGGACAATTATGTCCATCGGCTTATTCAGTCAAAAACAGATGGAAAGCTAGTTGAGTACAATTGCCATggtggtcacacagcagagaacACATGTTCACTATGCAGTGGTGATGCCGCAATGAGTGAAGCTCTACTGAACAGTAAATTTGAAGCT ATTGTTGAAGAGTACAATGATCTTGTCACGTCTCAGCTTGAAAAGCAAAGAAAT TACTATGAGTCACTTCTATTAGAAGACAAAGAGGAAACTGAGAAAGaaattgctgctgctgttgagaAAGCTGTGAGCATAAAAATCCAAAAGTTGGAAGCAAAGATTGACAAATGCACAGAAGAGAAAAGGTTTCTTGATGAA GTCAATGGCAATCTTGTCAAGAATCAGGAGAAGTGGATTGAAACAATACGAAAGGCACAAGCAAG GGAGCAAGCTGCCCTCAGATTGAAAGATGAAAAGATTGAAAAACTGCAAGAAGAG ATAAGAGACTTGATAGCTCACTTTGAGTGCCAAAATGCCATTGCACAAGCTCCTGACTCAATCTCAAGCAATATACAAGGGGGCACGATTCTTCCTGTAGCATCCTCGTCATCCTCAAGCAACAGCGGCAGAAGCAGCCCTGTTCGTGGCACGATGAACGGGAAGCTGAAGTGA